Within the Burkholderia sp. NRF60-BP8 genome, the region CGACACCGCGGCCGTCGCGTGCTCCGGAATCGGCGCACGCCCGATCGTCGCGAGCGAATGCGCGAGCACGCCGCCGCGCGACGGCATCGGATCGTCTTCGCCGAGCGCGGACGCGGACACGTCGCACGACAGGTCTTCTTCGCAGGTCGGGCTTTCCATGATGTCGAGCATGCTTGACGGATTTCCGTGCAGGTTGAAAGACGCCGGCGCCGCACTCAGCGCCGGCCCATCGGTTCGCGCAGCAGGCACAGGCCGATCGCCGCGCCGACGACGGCGGCCGCGAGCATCAACCCGACGCCGCCCGACCAGCCGAATGCACCGACGATCGCGCCGATCGTCAGCGGCCCGATCACCTGGCCGAGATAGTTGCCCTGCACGACCCAGCCGATGCTGAGCGGCGCCAGCGACGGCGACGGCGCGGAACCCGGCGCGCACGCGAGAATCGTCGCGGGCAGCATCCCGGCCATCGCCGAGAACGCGAACCCGAGCGCGACCGCGAGCGGTGCGGGCGTCGCCGCGCTGAAGAGGCCCGCCCCCGCCGCGCCGATCGCGACCGACGTCGCGGCCATCACGAGCCCCGGTCGCGCCCCGCGCGACAGCAACCAGCCGGCCGTCAGGTTGCCGATCACGCATGCAGCGACGATCGCCGCACTGATCAGCCCGGCCGCGCCGACGGCAACGCCGAGACGCTGCATCAGGAACACCGGCAGGAACGTCATCGCCGCGAAAAACTGCACGTTGTAGGTCGCGAAACCGAGTGCGAGGAGCGTGGTCGAGCGCGCCGCGAGCACGGTGCGCAGCGCGGGCCCGATGCGCGTCGCCGCGGCCTGCCGCGCCGGTGCGTCGGCCGACGTCGTGACCGGCACCGCGGCGGCGGCGACGAGCGTCAGCGCCGCGGCCGCGAGCCAGCCGTTGCGCCAGCCGCCGAGCAGCGGCCCGACCAGCATCGACAGCGCCATGCCGGCCGGCATGAAGGTGCTCCACAGGCCGAACGCGAGATTGCGCCGCTCGGGCGGCGTCACGCGGTTCAGCACGGCCGGCGCAGCAACCACCACGATCACGAACCCGAGCCCTTCCGCGAAGCGCGTGGCCAGCAGCAGCGCGAAGCTGCCCGCCCATGCGCCGACGATGCTCGACAGGCCGAGGATGACGAGGCCCGTCACCAGCAGTCGCCGGTCGCCCCAGCGCCGCACCAGCACCCCGGCGGCGATCCCGCCGAACACGCCGACGAACGGAAACACCGACATGATCCCGCTCAGCGACGCGAGCGAGCCGCCGAACTCGTGCTGCAGCGACGGCAATGCGATCGTCGCCTTGCCGACGTGCAGCGCCGACACGATGCTCGCCAGCACGACGTTCGCGACGGCGGCCCGGTAGCTGCGCGACGGCAGCGTGGCGGCCTCGGCCGCGACAGGCGATTCGGTCATCGTCACCTCCGTTGAGGCGGCCGCGTGCGACGGGATGTCTCGCACGGCCGCAATCGGACCGGCGCCCATGATACAAATTGAAGTTAACTTCAAGTAAAGGGGTAACGTGCGCAACGATTCGTTTCGGTGAGGGCGACAATGGCTGGCACAGCAAGCGACGGCATCCTCGGCTAAGCTGTCGGCTTCGCTCCGACAATGCCCGTCCGAATGCCGACCGCCTCCCCTGCACCGGCCACGCTGTTCCCGCTCGACGAAGCCTGGTCCGCCTTCCCCCGCCGCAAGGCCGCCGTGCGCACGTTCATCGCCGGGTACTGCGCCGCGCGCGACCGGCGCGATGCGCCGCTGCACGACGGCCCGGACGGCCACGTCGTGCAGTTCGACGACGCGATGGGCCGGCCTTTCGAGCATTTCATGATCGAGGGGGCGCCCGGGTCCGGCGCCGGCCCGTTCGTCGTCGGTGCGTGGATCACGCGCTATGGCGCCGCGCCGCTGCCGTCCGCGCTGCACGGCAGGACGCGCCGGCTGACCGACGAGCACTTCATGGCCGCCGATATCGCCGGGCTGGCGGGCGACGACGCGCTCGCGCAAGCGCTCGCCTGCGACACGCCGGACGCGATCGACGCGTTCAACGCCAGCGGCGCCTTCCCGCCGTTCCAGCCGAATCCGGCCGCGTTCCTGTTCGCGCACCGGCTCGACGGGCAGATCGCGGCCACCGCGCGCTACGGCTTCGCGTCGCCGCGCGATATCGTCGTCGATCGCGTCGCGACGGCGGACTCATACCGCCGCCGTGGCCTCGCGACGCAACTGCTCGCCGCGATCGCCGCCCACGCACGGCGCCGGGGCGCGCACCGCGTGTGGCTCATATCGACCGAAGCCGGCCAGCCGCTATACCGCGCCGCCGGATTCACGCCGCTCGCGACCGTCGCCGTGGACGAAGTCGTCGCCTGACCGCGAATCGCACCGCATCGTCCATCGCCGTTCGCCACCGTTCGTCTCGCGCTTCGTCTCATCGCGCTGAGACGAACGTCCCGGCGTCTCAGCGGATCCGATGTTGCGCGATCGCAGCAAATCCGACGCGCCCTTCCTTCCGAATCCCGGCCGGTCGGCACCGAGCGACATGGTGCAACGCATCCAGCGTCCCCTTTCGACCGCCCCGTGCCGCCCCGATTCACGCTGGCCCCGTTCCTGCATACCGGTCGATCGCGCAATCGCGCGACGGGCACACCGGCAGCGTTGCCGCGCGCCCGACGACAACCCGACGGAGACAGCAACGTGAATACATCTGCACCGATCACTTCCCCCAGCATGAAGGCCGCCGTCTGGCATGGCCGCCACGACATCCGCGTCGAAGCGGTTCCCGTTCCGGAGCACCCGCCCGCAGGCTGGGTCACGATCCGCGTGCACTGGTGCGGCATCTGCGGCTCCGATCTGCACGAATACGTCGCCGGGCCGGTGTTCATCCCGGTCGACGCGCCGCATCCGCTGACCGGCCTGAAGGGTCAATGCATCCTCGGTCACGAGTTCAGCGGCGAGATCGCCGAACTCGGCGCGGACGTGTCGGGCTTCGCGGTCGGCGACCGCGTGACGGCCGACGCGTGCCAGCATTGCGGCACCTGCTGGTATTGCCGGCACGGGCTGTACAACATCTGCGAGAACCTCGCGTTCACCGGGCTGATGAACAACGGCGCGTTCGCCGAATACGTGAACGTGCCGGCCGAACTGCTGTACAAGCTGCCCGACGATTTCCCGACCGAGGCCGGCGCGCTGATCGAACCGCTCGCGGTCGGGCTGCATGCGGTGAAGAAGGCCGGCAACATCGTCGGGCAGACCGTCGTCGTGGTCGGCGCGGGCACGATCGGCCTGTGCACGATCATGTGCGCGAAGGCCGCGGGCGCCGGGCGCGTGATCGCGCTGGAGATGTCGGCCGCGCGCAAGCAGAAGGCGCTCGAGGTCGGCGCGAGCGTCGTCGTCGATCCGAAGGCGTCCGACGCGATCGCCGAAGTCAGGGCGCTGACGGGCGGCTACGGCGCCGACGTGTCGTTCGAGTGCATCGGGCACACGGCCACCGCGAAGCTCGCGATCGACGTGATCCGCAAGGCCGGCAAGTCGGTGATGGTCGGCATCTTCGAGGAACCGGCGCCGTTCAACTTCTTCGACATCGTGTCGACCGAGAAGGAAGTGATCGGCTCGCTCGCGTACAACGGCGAATTCGCGGACGTGATCCGCTTCATCGCGGACGGCCGCATCGACGTGCAGCCGCTCATCACCGGGCGCATCGCGCTCGGCGACATCGTCGCGCACGGCTTCGAGGAACTGGTCAACCACAAGGACCGCAACGTGAAGATCATCGTCCGTCCGGCCGTCTCCTGACCGCTCGCGCGGCCGCGGCATCGATGGCGGCCGCGCAGCGCAGGCTGCCCGCCCGCCCCGCCGCCGGGCGTCGCACGTGCGGGGGCGGCGCGCCTGCGCGGCACCGCCCTTCCCGCTATCGCCATCGTCCGAAGCGGCCGCCATGTACCGTTCCATCCGGATGCGTGATGCCGAAACATTCGCCATCCCTAACCCGGCGCGATTCTTCGATATACTGGGCCGAACCCTTTTCGGGGCAACCGGGGGCAACCACGCGTTTCGCGCGTTCGCCCCGACCTGCGTGGAATGGCGCACCGTGAAACCGCGAGCCGGCCTGATTCTCGAACTCTTCGTCAACCTCGTGCTGCCCTGGGTGGCCTATCGGGTCGCGCATCCGTATTTCGGCGAAACCGGCGCGCTGTACGCGTCGGCGGTGCCGCCGATCGTCTGGTCGATCGTCGAATTCATCCGTTCGCGCCGCGTCGACGCGGTGGCGGCCATCGTGCTGCTCGGCATCACGCTGTCGATCGTCGGGATGGCGTTCGGCGGCAGTCCGCGCACGTTGCTGATGCGCGAATCGATCGGTTCGGGCACGATCGGCGTCGTGTTCCTGCTGTCGCTGTTCCGCGAACGCCCGCTGATCTTCTATCTGGCCCGCGCGACCGTGGCCCGCGAGATGGACGGCGGCGCCGCGCACTTCGAAGCCGTCTGGGACGCGCAGCCGGGCCTGCGGCAGATGCTGCGGCTGATGACGTTCGTGTGGGGCGCCATCATGACGCTCGAGATGCTGCTGCGCTGGTGGATGGTCGTCAGTTGGCCGGTCGAGCGCGTGCTGGTCGTGTCGCCGGTCATGGGCTACACGGTGTTCGGCTGCCTGCTGCTGTGGACGTTCTGGTACCGGCGGCGGATGCGCGTGCGCAACAGCGTCGACATCCCGGGCCGCGGCGGCATCACCGAAACCGCCGGCCGCTGACGCACGGCTGCCCGGCCGTGCGGCGGCGTGTCACCGCACCTGCTGTATGATGCGCGGCGTCTCGTCCGCCGATCCGCTTCCCGTCATGTCCCTTTCGCTCCTTCCGTGTGCCACGATCTGGCTCGCCCTGTTCGCGGCCGCCGCTTTCGCGTGGCATCGCCCGCTGCACGGCCTGAGCATCGGCCTCGCCGCGCTGGGCTATGCGGGCGCCCTGGCGTTCGGCCAGCTCGCGCCGATCGCGCTGGCGCCGTTCGCGCTGCTGATCGCGGCCGGCTGGGGCGTGTCGCCCGAGCGCCCGCTCGCGATGCGCATCGCCGCGCACCTCGTCTTTGCGGCGCTCGCGATCGCGCTGAGCCTGCACCTGCTGCCCGGCTTCCACAATCCGCGCGTGATCGGCCCGACCCGCTTCACGCCGGACGCCGTGCCGTTCACGATGTACCTGAATTTCGACAAGCCGCTCGTCGGCTTGTGGCTGGTGTGGGCGCTGCCGTGGGTGGCTCCCGACGTCGCGCCGTTGCGCGCGCTGCGCACCGGCGTGGCGGCGGCCTTCGCCACGGCCGCCGCGTGCCTGGCCGGCGCGCTCGCGTTCGGGATGGTCGGCTGGGCGCCGAAGTGGCCGCCGTCCGGCTGGCTGTGGCTCGTGAACAACCTGTTGCTGGTGACGCTCGCCGAGGAAGCGCTGTTCCGCGGCTACGTGCAAGGCGGACTGACCCGCGTGTTCCGCGCCTACCCGTGGGGCCCGTGGGTCGCGCTCGCGGCCGGCGCGGTGCTGTTCGGCGCCGCGCACGCGGCCGCCGGCTGGCAATGGATCGTGCTCGGCACGGTGGCCGGCGTCGGCTACGGGCTCGCGTGGCGGCGCGGCGGCCTGCTCGCCGCCGCGCTCGCGCATGCGGGGCTGAACGTCGTCCACTTCGGCCTGTTCACCTACCCGATGCTGGCCGCCGCGCGCTGACCGCGGCGCCGGCGAGCGACGCCGCTCAGTTGAACCCGGCCACCGCGTGCGGCACGTACGGGCGTTCGAGCGCGGCGATCTCGTCCGCGCTCAGCTTCAGCGCGAGCGCGCCGAGCGCATCGTCCAGCTGCTGCGGCTTCGAGATGCCGACGATCGGCGCGGTCACGCCGCGCCTGTGCGCCACCCACGCCAGCGCGACCTGCGCCCGCGGCACGTTGCGCGCGGCGGCGATCGCCGCGACGGCCTCGACGACCGCCTTGTCGGCGTCGACCGTCGCGTCGTACAGCCGCTGGCCGACGTCGTCCTTCTGCTGCCGTTCCGACGTTTCGTCCCAGTTGCGCGTCAGGCGCCCGCGTGCGAGCGGGCTCCACGGAATCACCGCGATGCCTTCGTCCTCGCACAGCGGCAGCATTTCGCGCTCTTCCTCCCGATACAGCAGGTTCAGGTGGTTCTGCATGCTGACGAAGCGGGCCCAGCCGTTCTGCTTCGACGTATGCAGCGCCTTCGCGAACTGCCACGCGAACATCGACGACGCGCCGATATAGCGCGCCTTGCCGGCCTTCACGACATCGTGCAGCGCCTCGAGCGTCTCCTCGATCGGCGTGCCGTAGTCCCAGCGGTGAATCTGGTAGAGATCGACGTAGTCGGTGCCGAGCCGCTTCAGGCTCTGGTCGATGTCGGTCATGATCGCCTTGCGCGACAGGCCGGCGCCGTTCGGCCCCGACCGCATCCGGTAGAACACCTTCGTCGCGATCACGACCTCGTCGCGCTTCGTGAAATCGCGCAGCGCGCGGCCGACGATCTCCTCGGACGTCCCGTCCGAATACATGTTCGCGGTGTCGAAGAAGTTGATGCCGGCCTCGACCGCCCGCTGGATGATCGGGCGGCTTTCCGCTTCCGGCAGCGTCCACGGATGCGTGCCGCGCAACGGCTCGCCGAACGTCATGCAGCCCAGCACCAGCTTCGACACGTCCAGCCCGGTCGATCCGAATTTCACGTATTCCATTGCACGCCTCTCCATTCGAGTCGGGGTTGCGGCCAGATGCGCGCCGCGCATCCGCCAGACGTCGCATGGTATCCCGCATGCCGCGAACGCGTACGACCGCGCGCCGCATGCAGGCTGCGTGAAAGGACGAAAAAGGGCGAACGAGGGCGAACGAGGACGAACCGGAAGGCCCGGTTACTTGACCTGGTCGGCGATCGGCTGCAGGAACGCGGAGAAGCCGGTCAGCATGATCTGCACGCCGATGCACAGCAGCAGGAACGCCGACACACGTTTCGCGACCTTGGTCCCTTCGCTGCCGAGGTAGCGCGCGAGCAGCGCGGAGCGGCTGTAGACCTGCCAGATCACGAGCGCGACGAGCACCGACACGGCGATCGACACGATGCTCGACAGCATGAATTCCGACAGCTTGTGCGTGCGGTTCGCGTTCAACGCGATCGCGGTCGCGATCGAGCCGGGGCCGACCGTGAGCGGCACCGTCAACGGGAAGAACGCGCGCGTCATGATCGCGTTCGCGTCGATCGGCTTGATCGGCGTGTCGCCGCCGCCCGGCCCGTCCGGTTCGTTCAGCATCTGCCAGCCGGCCACCGCAACCGCGAAGCCGCCGCCGATCCGCAGCGCTTCCATCGAGATCCCGAAGAAATGCAGCACCGGCGTGCCGGCGAAGAACGCCACCATCAGCACGACGAACGCGTTGAACGCGACCTTCCTCGCGAGCAGATCCCGTTCGTGCGCGGTGAGCGCCTCGGTTCGTTCGAGAAACAGGAACGCGATACCGATCGGATTGATGATGCCGATCAGGCCGGTAAAGCCGAACAGGATCTCGGAGACGAGGCGATTGACGATCATCGTGCGAAGCAGCGGTCGGGACGGGGCCGGCAGCGCGCCGGGGGTCACGCATTGTAGTGCAAGCGCCCGCGTCCGA harbors:
- a CDS encoding MarC family protein — protein: MIVNRLVSEILFGFTGLIGIINPIGIAFLFLERTEALTAHERDLLARKVAFNAFVVLMVAFFAGTPVLHFFGISMEALRIGGGFAVAVAGWQMLNEPDGPGGGDTPIKPIDANAIMTRAFFPLTVPLTVGPGSIATAIALNANRTHKLSEFMLSSIVSIAVSVLVALVIWQVYSRSALLARYLGSEGTKVAKRVSAFLLLCIGVQIMLTGFSAFLQPIADQVK
- a CDS encoding CPBP family intramembrane glutamic endopeptidase translates to MSLSLLPCATIWLALFAAAAFAWHRPLHGLSIGLAALGYAGALAFGQLAPIALAPFALLIAAGWGVSPERPLAMRIAAHLVFAALAIALSLHLLPGFHNPRVIGPTRFTPDAVPFTMYLNFDKPLVGLWLVWALPWVAPDVAPLRALRTGVAAAFATAAACLAGALAFGMVGWAPKWPPSGWLWLVNNLLLVTLAEEALFRGYVQGGLTRVFRAYPWGPWVALAAGAVLFGAAHAAAGWQWIVLGTVAGVGYGLAWRRGGLLAAALAHAGLNVVHFGLFTYPMLAAAR
- a CDS encoding aldo/keto reductase, which produces MEYVKFGSTGLDVSKLVLGCMTFGEPLRGTHPWTLPEAESRPIIQRAVEAGINFFDTANMYSDGTSEEIVGRALRDFTKRDEVVIATKVFYRMRSGPNGAGLSRKAIMTDIDQSLKRLGTDYVDLYQIHRWDYGTPIEETLEALHDVVKAGKARYIGASSMFAWQFAKALHTSKQNGWARFVSMQNHLNLLYREEEREMLPLCEDEGIAVIPWSPLARGRLTRNWDETSERQQKDDVGQRLYDATVDADKAVVEAVAAIAAARNVPRAQVALAWVAHRRGVTAPIVGISKPQQLDDALGALALKLSADEIAALERPYVPHAVAGFN
- a CDS encoding MFS transporter, encoding MTESPVAAEAATLPSRSYRAAVANVVLASIVSALHVGKATIALPSLQHEFGGSLASLSGIMSVFPFVGVFGGIAAGVLVRRWGDRRLLVTGLVILGLSSIVGAWAGSFALLLATRFAEGLGFVIVVVAAPAVLNRVTPPERRNLAFGLWSTFMPAGMALSMLVGPLLGGWRNGWLAAAALTLVAAAAVPVTTSADAPARQAAATRIGPALRTVLAARSTTLLALGFATYNVQFFAAMTFLPVFLMQRLGVAVGAAGLISAAIVAACVIGNLTAGWLLSRGARPGLVMAATSVAIGAAGAGLFSAATPAPLAVALGFAFSAMAGMLPATILACAPGSAPSPSLAPLSIGWVVQGNYLGQVIGPLTIGAIVGAFGWSGGVGLMLAAAVVGAAIGLCLLREPMGRR
- a CDS encoding 2,3-butanediol dehydrogenase produces the protein MKAAVWHGRHDIRVEAVPVPEHPPAGWVTIRVHWCGICGSDLHEYVAGPVFIPVDAPHPLTGLKGQCILGHEFSGEIAELGADVSGFAVGDRVTADACQHCGTCWYCRHGLYNICENLAFTGLMNNGAFAEYVNVPAELLYKLPDDFPTEAGALIEPLAVGLHAVKKAGNIVGQTVVVVGAGTIGLCTIMCAKAAGAGRVIALEMSAARKQKALEVGASVVVDPKASDAIAEVRALTGGYGADVSFECIGHTATAKLAIDVIRKAGKSVMVGIFEEPAPFNFFDIVSTEKEVIGSLAYNGEFADVIRFIADGRIDVQPLITGRIALGDIVAHGFEELVNHKDRNVKIIVRPAVS
- a CDS encoding GNAT family N-acetyltransferase, producing MPTASPAPATLFPLDEAWSAFPRRKAAVRTFIAGYCAARDRRDAPLHDGPDGHVVQFDDAMGRPFEHFMIEGAPGSGAGPFVVGAWITRYGAAPLPSALHGRTRRLTDEHFMAADIAGLAGDDALAQALACDTPDAIDAFNASGAFPPFQPNPAAFLFAHRLDGQIAATARYGFASPRDIVVDRVATADSYRRRGLATQLLAAIAAHARRRGAHRVWLISTEAGQPLYRAAGFTPLATVAVDEVVA
- a CDS encoding VC0807 family protein, producing the protein MKPRAGLILELFVNLVLPWVAYRVAHPYFGETGALYASAVPPIVWSIVEFIRSRRVDAVAAIVLLGITLSIVGMAFGGSPRTLLMRESIGSGTIGVVFLLSLFRERPLIFYLARATVAREMDGGAAHFEAVWDAQPGLRQMLRLMTFVWGAIMTLEMLLRWWMVVSWPVERVLVVSPVMGYTVFGCLLLWTFWYRRRMRVRNSVDIPGRGGITETAGR